In Thalassotalea fonticola, a single genomic region encodes these proteins:
- a CDS encoding TonB-dependent receptor, whose protein sequence is MKLKLNAITRCLGAVSFTVALSYSANAAETTAQIDEGKLEHITVTSTKRTQSINDIPMSIQAISGDQLQAESIEDLGELSGSIPNLMISETLGTTQVSIRGMGAGTERSLEQSVSMFIDGIYMPRSRQYRAPFLDTERVEVLRGTQAVLFGLNSTAGAISVVSKKNTADDDFNASVSVDHETEYEDTVVSVAAGGGVTDTLGLRLAVQQKTSDGFGENTYDGSTIGEKDETLVRLSGVWNASEDFIVTAKIENAQYEVDGNLQNTFTTIKDDLGYVIDRGEFSFDENYDASMLDLFDSSAIGNTSTLTDTRSSAGLEQESTNVAVEISYDINDYTLTANIGYSDFDFIHALDLDSNSYNIIPALLGMAPTPNTGGIDNILHEAYEQNSFELRLASPVNDDFSYIVGAYFQSSDLENQNSNIVNLTEVYPVLSAIYLGDPTIIPPGYDWVEASFEQETDAFSVFANATWKITDSSRLIFGARYITEDKEHNRTVSNQFGFDSGNGEVVWTDMPLGGGVAFTATNPVKDDRTSENFMPEVMYQFDLNDDIMMYAKAGTSAKSGGFAASVNITPEQFEYDDEEALGFEFGSKMSLLDGDADLNIALFRTEYDNLQVNTFDPITAASTITNAGESLSQGIEIEARWMLNDWLMLGGSFAYLDAEYTDYKNGSCNLRETLDAIYAGGECNSSDKTDQPMPFSPEYSGKVYADIEAPITDSLVLTAGASVQFSDEFYTESSLDEVGLQESFEKVNARVGIKSADDIWSVNILGKNLNDEITLGSYQPFLGTNIATFKPGRTVNVQFTYNFEG, encoded by the coding sequence ATGAAACTTAAGTTAAATGCAATTACACGTTGTTTAGGGGCTGTGTCATTCACAGTAGCTTTAAGTTATTCGGCTAATGCAGCTGAAACTACTGCACAAATTGATGAGGGTAAGTTAGAGCATATTACCGTTACTTCAACAAAACGTACACAATCGATTAATGATATTCCAATGTCTATCCAGGCTATTTCTGGTGACCAATTACAAGCCGAGTCTATTGAAGATTTAGGCGAGCTTTCAGGGTCTATTCCAAATTTAATGATTTCTGAAACCTTAGGTACTACGCAAGTGTCGATTCGTGGTATGGGAGCAGGTACTGAGCGTTCATTAGAGCAATCGGTAAGTATGTTTATCGATGGCATTTATATGCCTCGTTCACGTCAATATCGTGCGCCATTTCTAGACACTGAACGTGTCGAGGTACTTCGCGGTACTCAAGCTGTGTTGTTTGGTTTGAACTCAACTGCTGGTGCAATTAGTGTTGTATCTAAGAAAAATACTGCAGACGATGATTTTAATGCGAGTGTTTCTGTTGATCATGAAACCGAGTATGAAGATACTGTTGTTAGCGTTGCTGCTGGTGGTGGCGTGACCGATACATTAGGTTTACGTTTAGCTGTACAACAAAAAACATCAGATGGATTTGGTGAAAATACCTATGACGGTTCAACTATTGGTGAAAAAGATGAAACACTGGTTCGCCTTTCTGGGGTTTGGAATGCAAGCGAAGATTTTATCGTCACGGCTAAAATAGAAAATGCCCAATATGAGGTTGATGGTAACCTGCAAAATACCTTCACCACGATAAAAGACGATTTAGGCTATGTAATAGATCGTGGTGAATTTAGTTTTGATGAAAATTATGATGCGTCAATGTTAGATCTTTTTGACTCAAGTGCTATTGGTAACACCTCGACATTGACTGATACACGCTCATCTGCCGGTTTAGAGCAAGAGTCAACGAATGTAGCGGTAGAAATTTCCTACGATATTAATGATTACACCTTAACTGCAAATATTGGTTACTCAGACTTTGATTTTATTCATGCGTTAGATCTTGATAGTAATTCATATAATATCATTCCGGCATTGCTAGGCATGGCGCCTACACCGAACACTGGTGGCATTGATAATATTTTACATGAAGCCTATGAACAGAACTCTTTCGAGTTACGCTTAGCATCTCCAGTAAATGACGACTTTAGTTATATTGTTGGCGCATATTTCCAGTCATCAGATTTAGAAAACCAAAATTCTAACATCGTTAACTTAACAGAAGTGTATCCGGTACTAAGCGCAATATACTTAGGCGATCCTACAATTATTCCTCCTGGATATGACTGGGTAGAAGCATCATTTGAACAAGAAACAGACGCTTTCTCTGTATTTGCAAATGCGACATGGAAAATTACCGACAGTTCTCGTTTAATTTTTGGTGCCCGCTACATCACCGAAGATAAAGAACATAATCGCACTGTCAGCAATCAGTTTGGTTTCGACAGCGGTAATGGTGAAGTGGTGTGGACTGATATGCCACTTGGAGGCGGAGTTGCATTCACCGCAACCAATCCAGTTAAAGATGATAGAACATCAGAAAATTTCATGCCAGAAGTTATGTATCAGTTTGATTTGAATGATGACATCATGATGTATGCTAAAGCGGGTACAAGTGCTAAAAGTGGTGGCTTTGCGGCTTCGGTAAATATTACTCCGGAACAGTTTGAGTATGATGATGAAGAAGCATTAGGCTTTGAGTTCGGTTCAAAGATGTCATTGCTTGATGGTGATGCCGATTTAAATATTGCGCTATTTAGAACTGAGTACGATAATTTGCAAGTAAATACCTTTGACCCAATTACGGCTGCTTCAACAATTACCAACGCTGGTGAGTCCTTATCACAAGGTATTGAAATTGAAGCTCGCTGGATGCTTAATGATTGGTTAATGCTAGGCGGTTCTTTTGCTTATCTTGATGCAGAGTATACTGATTATAAGAATGGTAGCTGTAATCTACGTGAAACCCTTGATGCTATTTATGCCGGCGGTGAATGTAATTCTTCAGATAAAACTGACCAACCTATGCCGTTTTCTCCAGAGTATTCAGGCAAGGTCTATGCTGATATTGAAGCGCCGATTACTGACAGTTTAGTACTTACTGCAGGCGCATCAGTGCAGTTTAGCGATGAGTTCTATACAGAGTCATCACTAGATGAAGTGGGTTTACAAGAGTCTTTTGAAAAAGTGAACGCACGTGTTGGTATTAAATCAGCCGATGATATTTGGTCGGTAAATATACTCGGTAAAAACTTAAATGATGAAATTACTTTAGGCAGTTACCAACCATTCTTAGGCACAAACATTGCAACATTTAAACCTGGTCGTACGGTTAATGTTCAATTCACCTATAACTTTGAGGGGTAG